In the genome of Candidatus Polarisedimenticolaceae bacterium, the window ACACCCCGAGCTCGGGCCCTTCGACGTACTCCTGGATCAACACGTCGCGCGTCGCCTCACGCAACGCGCGGTCGAGCGCCTCGCGGTCGCGCGCGATCACGACCCCCTCGCCGCGCTCGCCGACATCGGGCTTCACGACGACGGGGAACTCCGCGGTGTCGGCGGTGCGAAAGGCGGCGATCGGGGCGCCCGACGCGGCGAGCCCCTCGAGGATGGCGCGTTTGGACTCGCCGACCAGCCCTCCCGCGGGAAACGCCGGGTTGGCGGCGGTGAAGACCCAGAGCGAACGGTGCTTCAGGGCGAGCCAGGCGACCCAGGCGATGACCGGCGGGTAGAACAGACACCGGGGCCAGAACTCCCACCGCGTCCACCGGCGCCAGAAGCCGACGAGCGCGCGCCTTCCCCTCCAGGTGGCGAGCCGCGTCGCGACGACGAGGGCGAGCGCTCCGAGGACGAAGGCGACCGGAGAAGGCACCGGCAGGGAAGCCGACGCACCCACGAGCAACGGCACCCACACGACCGCTCCGAGGAGCATCAGAAGGGAGACGCGTACGAGGCTTTCCGCCAGGAGCCCCGAGGCCACGTAGGTCGGAAGACGCATCCCCGGCACGAAGCGCGCGACGAGGATCGCGGCGTCGCCGCGCCGCGCGAACCAGAGTTCGGCGCGCCGCCAGGCGTCGGCGCGGATGCGGCGCCGAAGCCACGCGCGCCCCGCGCCCCGTCCGGCGAGCGCCAGCGCGACGTCCCCGACCCAGATGCCGAGCAGGCACGCCAGCGTCGCGGGGAAAAAGCCGAGCTCCCCTCGGGCGACGAGAACCCCCGCCGCGATGCAGGCGAGGTCCTCGCTCGCCAGCGTGAATAGGGCGAGGCCCGCCAGCAGCGCGGTCATCGGGCCGCCGCCGACTCCCAGTGGCGAAGGGTCGAGGGGGCCACGCCGAACTCCTCGGGGGGCTCGATCCCGAAGCTCCGGAGGAACACCGCGACCAGGGCGTAGTGGTGGATCGTGTGGCTCAGCAGCGCGTCGATCTCGCGGCCGACCGAGCTCACCGCGTCGCGCGTGCTTCCCTCTCCGCGGGCCCGCAGGCCGCGGTCCGGCGCGCGAGCTTCCGTCGACTCCAGCCGGTCGGCGAGATCGTCCATGCGTCGCGCCGCCTCGCCGGGAGACGACTCGAACCCCGCGTCGCGGCGACGGCTCTCGTAGTCGATGCGGCCGGCCGCCGCGCCGTCGAGGAACGCCTCGTAGAACTCCGCGACGTGCCGGAGGTGCTTGCCGATCGTGCCGCCGGGGAGCATCGGCAACGTGGACGTGAACTGCTCGGCGGGGAGGGAGCGTGCGATCGCGGCCCCCTGCCGGAGCAGCGCCGCATTCAGGAGAAGGCCGCTCTCCGGTGCAGCTGTCGAACCGTCGTGCACAAGGCCTCCGCGAGGACCTTGCGGTCCGCGTGGTGCCGCGCTCCGGGACCGAAGACGACCTTCGCCTCGAATCCCGGCAGCCGCAGCAGGTCGAAGAAGTGCCGGAGAAAGGTCATGTCGCCCCACCAGGCCACCGCTTCGCGGGCCGAAGGAGACCCCTCCGGCGTGCGGTAGGCGACGGCGCAGCAGGTGAGCGGAGCCGCGCCGGACGCCGCGGGCTCGAGGAGCGACGACTTGAACGGGAGCACCTGCGATCCGTCGGTACTCGTCCCCTCGGGAAACAACACGACGGAGCGGCCGTGCTCGAGGGCTCCGCGCATCGCGGCGGCGACCCGGCCGACGTCGGTGCGCCGCTCGCGGTCGATGAAGACGGTGTCCACGGCGCGGGCGAGGTAACCGATCACCGGCCACCGCGCGACCTCGGACTTGGCCACGAAGGCGCAGTCGGTCAGGGTGGCGAGGATCATCACGTCGATGTAGCTGACGTGGTTCGACACGAGCAGCGTCGCACCCCTCGGGACCTCTCCCTCGACCGAGACGGTGGCGCCGAAGATCCGGACGAGACCGCGCGACCAGAACCGCTGCACCCGCGCGTTCCACCTCGCGCGCGCCGATCCCGCGGTCACGACGTGCCCGGCGAACAGGACGAGGGCGACGCCGGCGGTGAACGCCGCGAAAAGCGCGGAGCGGAGCAGGGCGCGCATGAGGCTCATGCCCCCCGATTGTGGTCCGAAACGCCCGGCGCGAACAGGCGCAACACCGCCGGGTCCATCGCCGCGAGGTCGATCAGCATCAGGAAGTCGATCGTCTTGAACGCGCGGTCGATCGCGGGAGGGCCGCAGACCTTCGCGCCGTGGCGAAGGTAGGTGTGGAACAGGATCGGCAGGCGCACCGGCGCCAGCTCGCGCGAGCGCCCGTCGTCCTCGCAGGCGAACCCCGGGTTCGGCAGGACCTCGAACCCCGGGTGCTGATGTCCCGATCGCCGCAGGTCGGCAAGCGCCCGCAACCCCACCGAAGGGTCCTGGCTCGTCAGCGACGAGCACCCGAAAAGGTAACGCTTGCCGTGGGCGAGGACGTATTCGGCCAGCCCGCGCCAGAGAAGGAAGAGCACGCGGCGGTTGCGGTACGGCTTCGCGATGCAGGCGCGACCGATCTCGACCGCCTCGTCGAGGATCCCGGCGGGGAGTCCCGCGAGGTCGAACTCCCCCGCCGCGTAGAAGCCGATGCCTTCGCGGGCGCGTTCGGGGGTCTGCAGGCGGTAGGTCCCGACGACCGCGCCGGTGGCGACGTCCTCGACGAGAAGGTGGTCGCAGAACGCGTCGAAGGGGTCTTCGTCGCGCCCCGTCTTCCACGAGGCGTCGAGCCCCTCGTCGAGCTCGAGGTTGAACACCTCGAAACGCAGCCGAAGCGCGGCGTCGACGTCGCGGGAGCCCCGCGCGAGGCGAACCCGATATCCCGAGGCAACGGCTTCGAGCGGCACGACGTGCATCGACGGGTCCTCCGCGTCGGGAGTGCGATGCCGCCTGATGCGGGGTGGTTTCACGAACGCGACGAAAACGGAAACACCCCCCCGCAGCCGGCATCCCACGCGCCGGAGGACACGATGGACACCTGCACCACGCTCACCGGATGGAGGAAGGGGGCCGCCTGGGTCGCCCAGATCGGGGCCGCGGTCATCCTGGCCCAGACGCTCTTCTTCAAGTTCACCGCCGCCCCCGAGTCGGTCTACATCTTCACGACGCTCGGCATGGAGCCGTGGGGGCGGATCGGCAGCGGGGTCGCGGAGCTCGTCGCCGTCGTGTTGCTGCTCCGGGCGAGCACCGCGGTCTTCGGGGCCGGGCTCGCCATCGGTCTGATGGGCGGCGCCCTCCAGGCCCATCTCGGCAGGCTCGGCATCGAGGTCCAGGGGGACGGCGGGCTGCTCTTCGGGCTCGCCTGCACCGTCCTCGCGGCCTCGCTTGCGATCCTCGTCCTGCGCCGCCGCCAGATCCCGATCCTCGGCGAGAGGTTCGCGTGAGCTCGACTCGACGGGAGTGGCTCGAGGCCGACGGGCTCGGGGGGTTCGCGTCGGGGACCGCGTCGGGGATCCGCACGCGGCGCTACCACGCGCTGCTCCTCGCCGCGGCCCGCCCTCCCGCCGAGCGATTCGTGCTGGTGAACGGCCTCGAGGCGACCGTGGCGACCGCCGCGGGGCGCTTCGCGCTGAGCTCGCAGCGTTACGCCCCCGGGGTCGTGCACCCCGACGGCGCGGCGCGGATCGTGTCGTTCACGGCGACGCCGTGGCCGCGCTGGACGTTCCGTCTCGAGGACGGAACCGTCGTCGAGCAGGAGATCGTCGTGCCGCGCGGGGCGCCCGCGGTGCTCGTGCGTTTCCGCGCGAGCGCTGCGGCGATCCTCACGATTCGGCCCCTGATGTCCGGGCGCGACTTCCACGCTCTCCAGCGCGAGAACGGCGCGTTCCGTTTCGACGCCGAGCCCGCGGGCGACGGCGTGCGTTTCCGGCCGTACGACGGCGTTCCGGCGACCCGCGTGAGGTCGAACGGGATCTACCGGCCGGCTCCGGACTGGTACCGCAACTTCGAATACGAGGAAGAGCGCGCACGCGGCCTGGACTTCGTCGAGGACCTCGCGTCCCCGGGGGAGTGGTCGTTCGACCTCTCGACGGGGGAGGCGTGGATGCTCCTCGTCGCGGAGGTTCCGGGGGCGGAGCGCACCCCGGAGCCCGAGGCGATCGTCGAACTCGAGCGCGCTCGCTGCGACCGTGCCGTCGAGGCGTACCTCGTCGAGCGCGATCGCGGCCTCACGCTGATCGCGGGATACCCGTGGTTCGGCGACTGGGGGCGGGACACCTTCATCGCGATCCGGGGACTGTGCCTGGCGACCGGCCGCCGGAAGGAGGCGGGCGCGATCCTCTCGGCGTGGGCGGGCGCGGTGTCCGAGGGGATGCTCCCGAACCGTTTCCCGGACCATGGCGAGACCCCCGAATACAACAGCGTGGACGCCTCGCTGTGGTACGCGATCGCGGTCCACGAGTACCTCGCTTCGGGGAAGACCCCGGTGAGAGAGCGCGACCGCCTGCGCAAGGCGGTCGGCGAGATCCTCGAGGGGTACGCCCGCGGCACGCGCTTCGGGATCCGACTCGACGGGGACGGCCTGCTCGCCTCCGGTGTCCCGGGGGTGCAGTTGACCTGGATGGACGCCAAGGTCGGCGACTGGGTCGTTACCCCGCGCACCGGCAAGGCGGTCGAGATCCAGGCGTTGTGGCTCAACGCCCTGCGCGCCGCCTCGGCGTGGGATCCGCGTTGGACGGAAACCTGGCGACGCGGCTCGGAGTCGTTCGTCACGCGCTTCTGGAATCCCGAACGCGGCTACCTCCTCGACGTCGCCGACGTCGACCACGTTCCCGGCCGCGACGACGCGAGCTTCCGGCCGAATCAGATCCTCGCCGTCGGCGGCCTCCCCTGGAGTCTGCTTCCGCAGGCGGAGGCCCGGCGCGTGGTCGATGCCGTCGAGGCGCGGCTGTGGACGCCGCTCGGACCGCGCTCGCTCGCACCGGGCGAGCAGGGCTACGTCCCGCGTTACGCCGGCGGCGTGCTCGAACGCGACGGCGCCTACCACCAGGGGACCGTCTGGCCGTGGCTCGCGGGGCCGTTCGTCGAGGCGTGGGTTGCGGTGCGCGGCGGCACGATCGAGGCGCGGCGGGAGGCGCGCGCGCGGTTCCTCGAGCCGCTGCTCGCCCACCTCGACGACGCCGGGCTCGGCCACGTCTCCGAGATCGCCGATGCCGAGGCGCCCCACGAGCCGAAAGGGTGCCCCTTCCAGGCATGGTCGCTCGGCGAGCTGCTGCGCCTGGACCGCGTCGTGCTGCGGGAGGCGGCATGAACGCGCTGATCGAGGCGGCGGCGCTGGGCACGTTCATGGTGTCGGCGAGCGTCTTCACCGTGTTGCTCGAACACCCGGCTTCACCCTTCCGCGCCGCGATTCCGTCGGACGACGCGAGGCGGCTGCTGATCGGGATCGCGATGGGGCTCACGGCGATCGGGCTCATCTACTCCCCGTGGGGCCGCCGCTCCGGGGCGCACATGAACCCCGCGGTGACCCTCGCGATGTGGCGGCTGAAGAAGATCCCCGGCCCCCAGGCCGCCGGCTACGTCGCCGCGCAGTTCGTCGGCGGGGTGGCCGGGATGCTCGTCGCGAGGCTCCTGCTCGGGAGCGCCCTCGAGCACCCGGCGGTGAACTTCGTCGCGACGGTTCCGGGCTCGGCCGGGTCGGGCGCCGCCTTCGCGGCGGAGCTCGCGATCTCGTCGATCCTGATGCTGGCTGTGTTGGCCGCCTCGAACACCCCGCGGCTCGAGCGCTTCGCCGGAGTCGTCGCCGGGACCCTCGTCGCGACCTGGATCTTCCTCGAGGCGCCGCTCTCGGGGATGAGCATGAACCCCGCGCGCACCTTCGCGTCGGCGGCGGTCGGGAACGTGTGGGAGTCCTGGTGGATCTACTTCACGGCGCCTCCGACCGGCATGGTGGCGGCGGCGTCGCTCTATTCCGCCCTGAGAGCGGGGCACGTGCGTTGCCTCTGGCACGCCTGCGAGGCGAGTCGATGAACGACAACCGCTACGACGTCATCCTCATCGGCACCGGGGCGGGGGGCGGCACGCTCGCCTGGAAGCTCGCTCCCTCAGGGAAGCGCATCCTGATCCTCGAGCGCGGCGGCTACGTCCCGCGCGAGAAGGAGAACTGGGACCCGAAGCTCGTCAACGTCGAAGGGCGTTACCAGGCGAAGGAGACCTGGTACGACCGGAACGGCAAGCCGCTGCACCCGCACACGAACTACTTCGTCGGCGGGAACACGAAGTTCTACGGCGCGGCGCTGTTCCGGATGCGCGAGCGGGACTTCGGAGCGTTGCGCCACGCGGGGGGCGTCTCCCCCGAGTGGCCGATCGCCTACGCCGACCTCGAGCCGTATTACACGCAGGCCGAGCGCCTCTACCAGGTCCACGGGGAGCGCGGCGTCGATCCGACCGAGCCCGAAGCGTCGGCTCCGTACGCCTACGCGAAGGTCTCGCACGAGCCGCGGATCCAGAAGCTCCACGACGCCCTCGAGAAACTCGGGCACCGGCCGTTCCACGTTCCGCTCGGGATCCGGCTCGACGAGTCCAACCCTCGGAAGAGCGCGTGCATCCGCTGCAAC includes:
- a CDS encoding VTT domain-containing protein; its protein translation is MTALLAGLALFTLASEDLACIAAGVLVARGELGFFPATLACLLGIWVGDVALALAGRGAGRAWLRRRIRADAWRRAELWFARRGDAAILVARFVPGMRLPTYVASGLLAESLVRVSLLMLLGAVVWVPLLVGASASLPVPSPVAFVLGALALVVATRLATWRGRRALVGFWRRWTRWEFWPRCLFYPPVIAWVAWLALKHRSLWVFTAANPAFPAGGLVGESKRAILEGLAASGAPIAAFRTADTAEFPVVVKPDVGERGEGVVIARDREALDRALREATRDVLIQEYVEGPELGVFWADDRVISITEKRLPFVTGDGRRSIEALVLDDPRAVAMAGIYLERLADRLEEIPPDGERVPLATIGNHCRGAIFLDGARFATPELIAAIDAIARGVRGFHFGRFDLRAPTEADLLAGRNLKILELNGVLSESTHIYDPRHGVVRAWRTLFAQWRLAFEIGRANVERGSRPATTRDVLRLVAAWSG
- a CDS encoding GNAT family N-acyltransferase — its product is MHVVPLEAVASGYRVRLARGSRDVDAALRLRFEVFNLELDEGLDASWKTGRDEDPFDAFCDHLLVEDVATGAVVGTYRLQTPERAREGIGFYAAGEFDLAGLPAGILDEAVEIGRACIAKPYRNRRVLFLLWRGLAEYVLAHGKRYLFGCSSLTSQDPSVGLRALADLRRSGHQHPGFEVLPNPGFACEDDGRSRELAPVRLPILFHTYLRHGAKVCGPPAIDRAFKTIDFLMLIDLAAMDPAVLRLFAPGVSDHNRGA
- a CDS encoding amylo-alpha-1,6-glucosidase, yielding MSSTRREWLEADGLGGFASGTASGIRTRRYHALLLAAARPPAERFVLVNGLEATVATAAGRFALSSQRYAPGVVHPDGAARIVSFTATPWPRWTFRLEDGTVVEQEIVVPRGAPAVLVRFRASAAAILTIRPLMSGRDFHALQRENGAFRFDAEPAGDGVRFRPYDGVPATRVRSNGIYRPAPDWYRNFEYEEERARGLDFVEDLASPGEWSFDLSTGEAWMLLVAEVPGAERTPEPEAIVELERARCDRAVEAYLVERDRGLTLIAGYPWFGDWGRDTFIAIRGLCLATGRRKEAGAILSAWAGAVSEGMLPNRFPDHGETPEYNSVDASLWYAIAVHEYLASGKTPVRERDRLRKAVGEILEGYARGTRFGIRLDGDGLLASGVPGVQLTWMDAKVGDWVVTPRTGKAVEIQALWLNALRAASAWDPRWTETWRRGSESFVTRFWNPERGYLLDVADVDHVPGRDDASFRPNQILAVGGLPWSLLPQAEARRVVDAVEARLWTPLGPRSLAPGEQGYVPRYAGGVLERDGAYHQGTVWPWLAGPFVEAWVAVRGGTIEARREARARFLEPLLAHLDDAGLGHVSEIADAEAPHEPKGCPFQAWSLGELLRLDRVVLREAA
- a CDS encoding DinB family protein — translated: MHDGSTAAPESGLLLNAALLRQGAAIARSLPAEQFTSTLPMLPGGTIGKHLRHVAEFYEAFLDGAAAGRIDYESRRRDAGFESSPGEAARRMDDLADRLESTEARAPDRGLRARGEGSTRDAVSSVGREIDALLSHTIHHYALVAVFLRSFGIEPPEEFGVAPSTLRHWESAAAR
- a CDS encoding aquaporin, which encodes MNALIEAAALGTFMVSASVFTVLLEHPASPFRAAIPSDDARRLLIGIAMGLTAIGLIYSPWGRRSGAHMNPAVTLAMWRLKKIPGPQAAGYVAAQFVGGVAGMLVARLLLGSALEHPAVNFVATVPGSAGSGAAFAAELAISSILMLAVLAASNTPRLERFAGVVAGTLVATWIFLEAPLSGMSMNPARTFASAAVGNVWESWWIYFTAPPTGMVAAASLYSALRAGHVRCLWHACEASR
- a CDS encoding lysophospholipid acyltransferase family protein → MSLMRALLRSALFAAFTAGVALVLFAGHVVTAGSARARWNARVQRFWSRGLVRIFGATVSVEGEVPRGATLLVSNHVSYIDVMILATLTDCAFVAKSEVARWPVIGYLARAVDTVFIDRERRTDVGRVAAAMRGALEHGRSVVLFPEGTSTDGSQVLPFKSSLLEPAASGAAPLTCCAVAYRTPEGSPSAREAVAWWGDMTFLRHFFDLLRLPGFEAKVVFGPGARHHADRKVLAEALCTTVRQLHRRAAFS